Proteins co-encoded in one Candidatus Methylomirabilis sp. genomic window:
- a CDS encoding cytochrome c biogenesis protein CcdA — translation MAAADNLSFLVALGAGLLSFLSPCVLPLVPSYLSYLAGVSFTDLQSGQRDARTRRVLLLNAACFVAGFSLVFMALGASFSLLGQLFAESTDWIRKGGGILIVLFGLYVTGLFKVPVLMREWRLPLPARPAGYLGSALVGIAFAAGWTPCVGPILGAILFLAGTADTAGTGVLMLGAYSLGLGIPFLASALALDAFLGFYGRFRDYLRMVEVAAGIFLVIVGVLLYTNYITVLNGYLIALTPRWLWERL, via the coding sequence ATGGCGGCGGCAGACAACCTTTCCTTCCTGGTGGCGCTCGGGGCCGGCCTCCTCTCCTTTCTCTCCCCCTGCGTCCTGCCGCTCGTTCCCTCGTACCTCTCGTACCTGGCCGGGGTCTCCTTCACCGATCTGCAGTCCGGGCAGCGGGACGCCCGGACCCGCCGGGTGCTCCTGCTGAACGCCGCCTGCTTCGTCGCCGGGTTCTCGCTCGTCTTCATGGCCCTGGGGGCCTCCTTCAGCCTGCTGGGCCAGCTCTTCGCCGAATCCACGGACTGGATCCGGAAGGGGGGCGGGATCCTCATCGTCCTGTTCGGCCTCTACGTGACCGGTCTCTTCAAGGTCCCGGTCCTCATGCGCGAGTGGCGCCTGCCCCTGCCGGCCCGCCCGGCGGGGTATCTGGGCTCGGCCCTGGTGGGGATCGCCTTTGCCGCCGGCTGGACCCCCTGCGTCGGCCCCATCCTGGGGGCGATCCTCTTCCTGGCCGGGACGGCCGACACGGCCGGGACCGGCGTCCTCATGCTGGGAGCCTACTCGCTCGGCCTCGGGATCCCGTTTCTCGCGAGCGCCCTGGCCCTGGATGCCTTCCTGGGGTTCTACGGACGGTTCCGGGACTACCTGCGGATGGTGGAGGTCGCGGCGGGGATCTTCCTGGTCATCGTCGGGGTGCTCCTGTACACCAACTACATCACGGTGCTGAACGGGTACCTCATCGCCCTCACGCCCCGATGGCTCTGGGAGCGCCTCTAG
- a CDS encoding TlpA disulfide reductase family protein: protein MERLTQGTLRHRLLIFCLLALAWLLGASAGRPAGPDLGPLLDAMGVLPPVKETEAPDFTLSSLAGTPRRLADFRGQVVLINFWATWCLPCREEMPAMERLYREMQNDGFTILAVNFAETPEQVEPFVKELRLTFPILLDQEGQVSRLYRAFSLPTTYLIDRRGGIVGRIIGAREWDSADAKRLIRALRSR from the coding sequence GTGGAGAGATTGACCCAAGGGACGCTGAGGCACCGGCTGCTCATCTTCTGCCTGCTCGCCCTGGCCTGGCTCCTCGGCGCCAGCGCCGGGCGCCCGGCGGGACCGGATCTCGGCCCTCTCCTGGACGCCATGGGCGTCCTGCCCCCGGTCAAGGAGACCGAGGCCCCCGACTTCACGCTGAGCAGCCTGGCGGGAACACCCCGACGCCTGGCCGACTTCAGGGGGCAGGTGGTCCTCATCAACTTCTGGGCCACCTGGTGTCTCCCGTGTCGGGAGGAGATGCCGGCCATGGAGCGGCTGTACCGGGAGATGCAGAACGACGGCTTCACCATCCTGGCGGTGAATTTCGCCGAGACCCCCGAGCAGGTGGAGCCCTTCGTCAAGGAGCTCCGCCTGACCTTCCCGATCCTGCTGGATCAGGAGGGGCAGGTGAGCCGCCTGTACCGCGCCTTCTCCCTCCCCACGACCTACCTGATCGACCGCCGCGGGGGGATTGTCGGCCGGATCATCGGTGCTCGGGAGTGGGACAGCGCGGACGCGAAGCGGCTGATCCGTGCCCTCAGGTCCCGCTAG
- a CDS encoding hydantoinase B/oxoprolinase family protein, whose protein sequence is MSVEAGRLAAVREGLAQALGRMEDLWSRASCSRAVARLRWLSCGLYGLAQGGMLGSGPTSQPFLAEAGGNAAGDLLRVVGGAGRALGAGDVYLGNDPRVSGAGLDDLCFLAPAFAGGTLVGLLGMVGSYPTVSRGGVRRAPDLRYEGTVVPWIRIRASGKPVPELLAVLGENLGLVDAFAEEVERVGHVLAVGEEGVASLCARYGTETCLGALDALRAGCEAGLARLLGRLPEGRPEDPLPLPVVAYRQGGRIVLDASGLTRAGLAPVSRPLFLAALRLAVKEVFHPEVPALPGIGGWEADWEIHLPPEASAGGGAAPATVGRFLTAQAITDAAVAAFAEVFPHLAHAPGPTALSQLDLQGERGDGSRYAARLFLGGGAGASVWGDGLHHTTPLVDPGTLRPLEEVEEEYPVRFLRFALREDSAGPGQYRGGAGAVLSLALTEGRADVHAVIAGAARGLRGGLRGAAGRLLLATPSRGEQAWEGPATIVLPLAAGDRLTLEAPGGAGWGIPYRRSIMRVEEDVAAGLVSRQAAQRQYGVVFDAAGAKQDVLTYRLRKYLLNTLAIEDVVAGETLLD, encoded by the coding sequence GTGAGCGTTGAGGCGGGGAGGCTGGCTGCCGTCCGCGAGGGGCTGGCCCAGGCCCTGGGCCGGATGGAGGATCTCTGGAGCCGTGCCTCCTGTTCCCGGGCCGTCGCGCGGCTCCGCTGGCTCTCCTGTGGCCTCTACGGACTCGCGCAGGGGGGAATGCTGGGGAGCGGGCCCACCTCGCAGCCCTTCCTGGCCGAGGCGGGCGGCAACGCGGCCGGGGATCTCCTGCGCGTCGTGGGCGGGGCGGGGCGTGCCCTCGGAGCCGGAGATGTGTACCTGGGGAACGATCCCCGGGTCAGCGGGGCAGGACTCGACGACCTCTGCTTCCTCGCTCCGGCCTTCGCCGGGGGCACGCTGGTCGGCCTCCTGGGGATGGTAGGCTCCTACCCGACGGTCTCCCGGGGGGGAGTCCGGCGCGCGCCCGATCTGCGGTATGAGGGAACCGTCGTCCCCTGGATCCGGATCCGGGCGTCCGGGAAACCGGTGCCGGAACTGCTGGCGGTCCTGGGAGAAAACCTCGGGCTCGTGGACGCGTTCGCCGAGGAGGTCGAGCGGGTCGGCCACGTCCTGGCTGTGGGTGAGGAAGGGGTCGCGTCCCTCTGCGCGCGGTACGGGACCGAGACCTGCCTCGGCGCGCTGGATGCCCTCCGGGCCGGATGCGAGGCCGGGCTGGCTCGTCTGCTCGGCCGCCTCCCGGAGGGTCGGCCGGAGGATCCCCTCCCGCTGCCTGTCGTCGCCTACCGGCAGGGCGGCCGGATCGTTCTGGACGCGAGCGGCCTCACCCGGGCCGGCCTTGCGCCGGTGTCCCGGCCCCTGTTTCTCGCCGCGCTCCGGCTGGCGGTCAAGGAGGTGTTTCACCCCGAGGTGCCCGCCCTCCCCGGCATCGGAGGCTGGGAGGCGGACTGGGAGATTCACCTCCCTCCCGAGGCGTCGGCGGGCGGGGGGGCGGCCCCGGCCACCGTCGGCCGGTTCCTCACGGCCCAGGCGATCACGGACGCTGCCGTCGCCGCCTTCGCCGAGGTCTTCCCTCACCTGGCCCACGCGCCCGGGCCGACTGCCCTGAGCCAGCTCGACCTCCAGGGGGAGCGGGGAGACGGGAGCCGCTACGCCGCGCGGCTGTTCCTGGGCGGGGGCGCAGGCGCCTCGGTGTGGGGGGATGGTCTCCACCACACGACGCCCCTCGTGGACCCGGGCACGCTCCGACCCCTGGAGGAGGTGGAGGAGGAATATCCGGTCCGCTTCCTCCGGTTCGCCCTGCGCGAGGATTCGGCGGGACCCGGCCAGTATCGGGGGGGCGCCGGCGCCGTCCTCTCGCTTGCCCTGACCGAGGGGAGGGCCGACGTCCACGCGGTCATCGCCGGGGCAGCCCGGGGGCTCCGGGGGGGGCTGCGGGGGGCGGCGGGCAGGCTCCTCCTCGCGACGCCGAGCCGGGGGGAGCAGGCCTGGGAGGGCCCGGCGACCATCGTGCTCCCCCTGGCGGCGGGCGATCGCCTCACGCTGGAGGCCCCGGGGGGGGCGGGCTGGGGGATCCCGTACCGCCGCTCCATCATGCGGGTCGAGGAGGACGTGGCGGCGGGCCTGGTAAGCCGGCAGGCGGCCCAGCGGCAGTACGGCGTCGTGTTCGACGCCGCAGGGGCGAAGCAGGACGTCCTCACCTACCGCCTTCGCAAGTACCTCCTGAACACGCTGGCCATCGAGGATGTGGTGGCCGGTGAGACCCTCCTGGACTGA